A region from the Phycisphaerales bacterium genome encodes:
- the acpP gene encoding acyl carrier protein, with translation MTEQEIESKVIEIVAQQLGHDKAKISRTMSFTEDLNADSLDQVELVMELEEAFETDIPDEQAEKIKTVGDAVDFIKTQHGVE, from the coding sequence GTGACCGAACAGGAAATCGAATCCAAGGTCATCGAGATCGTCGCCCAGCAACTCGGGCACGACAAGGCCAAAATCAGCCGGACCATGAGCTTCACCGAAGATCTGAACGCCGACAGCCTCGATCAGGTCGAACTCGTCATGGAACTCGAGGAAGCCTTCGAGACCGACATCCCCGACGAGCAGGCCGAGAAGATCAAAACCGTCGGCGACGCGGTGGACTTCATCAAGACCCAGCACGGGGTCGAATAA
- the fabF gene encoding beta-ketoacyl-ACP synthase II: protein MGAITNLGLNARDTWAGMREGRSGITTLEGDDFTKYKNWTVSVAGQVKDWDPTPLIDVREQRRMDRFSQLGVCAAHEAIQHSGIDFAKEDPERCGVVIGAGIGGIKTIEDGVITLSAKGPDRISPFTVPRLMANAAAGNISIRFNLQGPASTHATACASSGHAISDAVVALQRGWADVMLAGGAEAACTPLCIGAFMVMKALSTNKDASGASRPFDKNRDGFVLAEGSALYVLETLEHAKARGANILAEIVGCGNSNDAGHITAPDEQGRGAARSMKLALMDARLNTGQIDYINAHGTSTPLGDKAEVAAVLSTFKDHARKSAGGKLLMSSTKSMHGHGLGASGAIETVACIHAVRDGVIAPTINLHEPDEGFDIDLVPLHARERRIKYAMNNTFGFGGHNVTLIIARFEG from the coding sequence ATGGGCGCCATCACCAACCTCGGGCTCAACGCCAGGGACACCTGGGCGGGCATGCGCGAGGGCCGATCCGGCATCACCACCCTCGAAGGCGACGACTTCACCAAGTACAAGAACTGGACCGTCTCCGTCGCCGGGCAGGTCAAGGACTGGGATCCCACCCCCCTCATCGACGTCCGCGAGCAGCGCCGCATGGACCGCTTCTCGCAACTGGGCGTCTGCGCCGCCCACGAGGCCATCCAGCACTCGGGGATCGACTTCGCCAAGGAAGACCCCGAACGCTGCGGCGTCGTCATCGGCGCCGGAATCGGCGGCATCAAGACCATCGAGGATGGCGTCATCACGCTCTCCGCCAAAGGTCCAGACCGCATCAGCCCCTTCACCGTCCCGCGCCTCATGGCCAACGCCGCCGCGGGCAACATCTCCATCCGCTTCAATCTCCAAGGACCCGCCTCCACCCACGCCACGGCCTGCGCGAGTTCGGGGCACGCGATCAGCGACGCCGTCGTCGCCCTGCAACGCGGCTGGGCCGATGTCATGCTCGCCGGCGGCGCCGAGGCCGCCTGCACGCCCCTCTGCATCGGCGCGTTCATGGTGATGAAGGCCCTGAGCACCAACAAGGACGCCTCGGGCGCCAGCCGTCCCTTCGACAAGAACCGCGACGGCTTCGTCCTCGCCGAAGGCTCGGCCCTCTATGTCCTCGAGACCCTCGAGCACGCCAAGGCCCGCGGCGCGAACATCCTCGCCGAGATCGTCGGCTGCGGCAACAGCAACGACGCCGGGCACATCACCGCGCCCGACGAGCAAGGCCGCGGCGCCGCCCGCTCCATGAAACTCGCGCTCATGGACGCCCGCCTGAACACGGGCCAGATCGACTACATCAATGCCCACGGCACATCCACACCCCTGGGCGACAAGGCCGAGGTCGCCGCCGTCCTCTCCACCTTCAAGGACCACGCCCGCAAATCCGCCGGCGGCAAACTCCTCATGAGTTCCACCAAATCCATGCACGGGCACGGCCTTGGAGCCTCTGGAGCCATCGAGACTGTCGCCTGCATCCACGCCGTTCGCGACGGCGTCATCGCCCCCACCATCAACCTCCACGAGCCGGACGAGGGCTTCGACATCGACCTCGTCCCCCTCCACGCCCGCGAGCGGCGCATCAAGTACGCCATGAACAACACCTTCGGCTTCGGCGGGCACAACGTCACACTCATCATCGCCCGCTTCGAGGGCTGA
- the dnaB gene encoding replicative DNA helicase: protein MDAVGESRFNRDGRGRGRGGAGPGVSAQRLFEKDPPRSVEAEMSLLGSMILDPRMIADVLSHIKSGEDFYTEAHGHIFRALVEVYDARSDGDLVMLQDTLRSKNQLELIGGDDYLRELAEAVPSAANAKHYARIVAEKAKLRRLIDAAGQILYDAYHSGDLGPEGAKEVLDKAETMVFDIAQEQESADPQSLSELLDAEMQRIEAADFDGTGGQGIKTSYHELDKLLAGLQPGELIIVAARPSMGKTALALNMAEQISIGGVPVPGAAATRSVPTAIFSLEMGKNALVQRMLSARSGVSSQMLRGGHRIPDDDFRRLLEAADDLKNAPVYIDDTPNLTVLSLRARARRMVAQHGVKVIMIDYLQLMTAPGAARESRQVEVSAISRGVKALARELNVPVICLSQLNRASEQREGNRPRMSDLRESGSIEQDADVIILLHREEYYHVQNQDWAIENPTKVGMAELIIAKQRNGPTGIVELKWDNRRTRFMNYDATAMEPHSFGGGGMGGSIGGGSMMEARPSGQASGYSSPSQAAQSFGSPFEPGSVAFSPGKKTGPVSGFRDGGGPDADDEMGGDDLGLPT, encoded by the coding sequence ATGGACGCAGTGGGCGAGAGCCGTTTCAACAGGGATGGTCGTGGACGAGGGCGCGGCGGGGCGGGGCCGGGGGTTTCGGCGCAGCGACTGTTTGAGAAGGATCCGCCTCGAAGCGTCGAGGCGGAGATGTCGCTGCTGGGCTCGATGATCCTCGACCCGCGGATGATCGCGGACGTCTTGTCGCACATCAAGAGTGGCGAAGACTTCTACACCGAGGCGCACGGGCACATCTTCCGGGCGCTGGTGGAGGTGTACGACGCGCGGAGCGACGGCGACCTGGTGATGCTGCAGGACACGCTGCGGAGCAAGAACCAGTTGGAGTTGATCGGGGGGGATGATTATCTGCGGGAGTTGGCCGAGGCCGTTCCGAGCGCGGCGAACGCGAAGCACTATGCGCGGATCGTGGCGGAGAAAGCGAAGTTGCGTCGGTTGATCGACGCGGCGGGGCAGATCCTGTACGACGCGTATCACTCGGGGGATCTTGGTCCCGAGGGGGCGAAGGAGGTGCTCGACAAGGCCGAGACCATGGTCTTCGACATCGCGCAGGAGCAGGAATCGGCGGACCCGCAGAGTTTGTCGGAGTTGCTCGACGCGGAGATGCAGCGGATCGAGGCGGCGGACTTCGACGGGACGGGCGGGCAGGGGATCAAGACGAGTTACCACGAGTTGGACAAACTGCTCGCGGGGTTGCAGCCGGGCGAGTTGATCATCGTCGCGGCGCGGCCGTCGATGGGGAAGACGGCGCTGGCGCTGAACATGGCGGAGCAGATTTCCATCGGGGGCGTGCCCGTCCCCGGGGCGGCGGCGACCCGGAGCGTGCCGACGGCGATATTCAGCCTGGAAATGGGGAAGAACGCGCTCGTGCAGCGCATGCTGAGCGCGCGGTCTGGGGTCTCGTCGCAGATGCTGCGCGGCGGGCATCGGATTCCCGATGACGACTTCCGGCGGCTGCTGGAGGCGGCGGACGATCTCAAGAACGCGCCGGTGTACATCGACGACACGCCGAACCTCACGGTGCTGTCGCTGCGCGCGCGGGCGCGGCGAATGGTGGCGCAGCACGGCGTGAAGGTCATCATGATCGACTATCTCCAGTTGATGACGGCGCCGGGGGCGGCGCGCGAGAGCCGGCAGGTCGAAGTGTCGGCGATCTCGCGCGGTGTGAAGGCGCTGGCGCGCGAGTTGAACGTGCCGGTGATCTGCCTCTCGCAGTTGAACCGCGCCAGCGAGCAGCGCGAGGGGAATCGCCCGCGCATGAGCGACCTTCGCGAGTCGGGGTCGATCGAGCAGGACGCCGACGTGATCATCCTGCTTCACCGCGAGGAGTATTACCACGTCCAGAACCAGGACTGGGCGATCGAGAACCCGACGAAGGTGGGGATGGCGGAGTTGATCATCGCGAAGCAGCGTAACGGGCCGACGGGGATCGTGGAACTCAAGTGGGACAACCGGCGGACGCGGTTCATGAACTACGACGCGACGGCGATGGAGCCGCACTCGTTCGGCGGCGGCGGGATGGGCGGCTCGATTGGTGGGGGATCGATGATGGAGGCGAGACCGAGCGGGCAGGCCTCGGGATACTCGTCGCCGAGTCAGGCGGCGCAGAGTTTCGGCTCGCCGTTCGAGCCTGGGAGCGTGGCGTTCTCGCCTGGGAAGAAGACGGGGCCTGTGTCGGGGTTCCGCGATGGTGGCGGGCCGGACGCGGACGACGAGATGGGCGGCGACGACCTTGGGTTGCCGACGTAG